Proteins from one Immundisolibacter sp. genomic window:
- a CDS encoding sulfurtransferase TusA family protein: MSAAAEAAMPLVDLSTYGCPLHYVKARQALSRMAPGERVAFLFSAGESAEQVRASLAEDGHRVLAVRPLGDTLQVEVAKAD, from the coding sequence ATGAGCGCCGCCGCCGAAGCTGCCATGCCGCTGGTGGACCTGTCCACCTACGGTTGCCCCCTGCACTACGTCAAGGCCCGTCAGGCACTCAGCCGCATGGCGCCGGGTGAGCGGGTGGCGTTTCTGTTCTCGGCCGGTGAGTCGGCAGAGCAGGTGCGCGCCAGCCTGGCCGAGGATGGCCACCGGGTGCTGGCCGTCAGGCCCCTTGGCGATACCTTGCAGGTCGAGGTCGCCAAGGCGGACTGA
- a CDS encoding type II toxin-antitoxin system Phd/YefM family antitoxin, which translates to MQDATFTELRNHAKAYFDLVEAGETVRVLRNGKPIAEIHPIQPDLPSWKRRQARPLAIGGREISRLILEDRGD; encoded by the coding sequence ATGCAGGACGCCACCTTCACCGAACTGCGCAATCACGCCAAGGCCTACTTCGACCTGGTCGAGGCCGGGGAAACGGTGCGCGTGCTGCGCAACGGCAAGCCCATCGCCGAGATTCATCCGATCCAGCCTGATTTGCCATCCTGGAAGCGGCGCCAGGCGCGCCCGCTGGCCATTGGCGGGCGGGAGATCAGCCGGCTGATTCTCGAGGACCGCGGCGACTGA